In Chondrinema litorale, the DNA window TCTTTCATTACTGCATTTACACCACCCGCCTTGTTAATGTCTTCCATATGCACGGTTGACAAACTAGGCGATATTTTAGCAATATGCGAAACACCTTTTGAGATATTGTTGATGTCTTCGAGATTGAAGTTTACACCTGCTTCTTTGGCGATTGCCAGCATGTGTAAAACGGTGTTTGTACTACCGCCCATTGCCATATCTACTGCAAAAGCATTTCTTACAGCATTTTCGTTTAAGATATTTCTTAGCTTGAATTTTTCTGTTTGTGCTTTGCTTTTAGCGATTTCACAAATTCTTCTAGCAGCTTGTCTGTAAAGTTCTTCTCGCTCTTTGGTGAGTGCCAAAATTGTCCCGTTACCCGGAAGCGCGATTCCCATTGCTTCCATAAGGGTGTTCATAGAGTTGGCAGTAAACATACCAGAACAGCTACCTCCACTTGGGCAAGCATTACATTCTATATCCAACAACTCCTCGTCTGACATGTTACCTGCTTCGTATTTACCAACTGCCTCAAAAGCTGTCGCGAGATCGATAGGCACACCGTCTTTGGTATGTCCTTTTTTCATTGGGCCACCGCTCACAAAAATAGTAGGAACATCTACTCTTAAAGCACCCATAATCATACCCGGAACAATCTTATCGCAGTTTGGAATGGCTATCATCGCATCAAGTTTATGCGCATTCATTACTGTTTCGATAGAGTTGGCGATAATTTCTCTTGAAGGGAGGGAAAAAAGCATTCCATCGTGTCCCATGGCAATGCCATCATCTACACCGATTGTATTGAACTCAAAAGGGACACAGCCATTTGCTTTAATTTCTTCTTTTATAACCTTAGATACTCTGTTTAAAAAAAAGTGTCCTGGAATAATCTCAATAAAAGAGTTGGCAACACCGATAAATGGTTTTTCAAAATCTTCGTCTATTAAACCTGTTGCTCTAAATAATGATCTATGTGGGGTTCTCTGATGCCCTTTTTTTACTTCATCACTTCTCATAATATATATGTTCTAATTTTATAACTCCTCTTAATAATTGCATATGCAATTAATATATAACAACAGAATATACCTGATGTGTTCGTGCACACTGCTATATTTGACTCAAAGCTAGCAAAATTTCAAAATTCTATTCATTAAAATATAAGGAGAGATCGGCTTCGTATACGCGTCCTTCTTTATCTGAAGCAAGAATGATCCAAGGAGCGTTTGCTGGAAGTGGGTTTTTAGAGCCAGTTACATTGTTGATGTGATTGTCTTTTGACCAGTTTGCAGTATCAGGAACAATTACAGGTGTAACCTGCTCGATAATGTTTGCTTGAGCAGTATTAATTTTCCCAAAAGTGATATTACCTAAGTGTCGGTTTTTTCCATTATAAATGGTGTAACCATTGAGTATTAATGAGGGCTTATTTTCTACCGTTAAAATAATCGGTCTGCTTGGATGCTCCACTTCACCCAGATTGCAATAAGGATAATTACTCCATTTTCCATCTGCGGTTCTCACTCGCAACACAAATTGAGGCCCGCCAACTTCATCCACACTATTTTTTGTAATGAGCCAGAGAGTTCCATCTTTAGATAATGCTGTGTTTAAATGATCGTCTGCAGTATTATTTCCACTTTCAATTACAGTTTCCTTCTCCCAATTTTCAAAATCATTTCCGTTTTTGTGAATGCGTATTTTTACTGCTTCATTTATTTGGTCAGACCAGATTACGCCAACGCCTTCTGGCAGTGATGTAATCGTGCAAATATCATCTTTGCCAATTCCTTCGGCTAAAGTGTAAGGGCCCGTCCATTTTTTAAGTCCTTTGTTAGATGTCCAAACTGAAACTTTGTCTCCTGCAACAGCAGCTAACCAGCCATTCCCATTTTTATCTAATGTGATGGTGGCTGTTTCTACGCTTTCTTTTTCAGTAAGTGAGAAGGTAGCTAATTTCTCCGCAGACCATTTCTTCTTTTTCTCTAGTCGGAAAACTACCAGTTGCTGAGCTTCTACACCAACAGCGATCATGTTGCGATTATCCACATAAATATCTGCCCGACCGGGAACACCTTTTAGCTTTTCGTGAATCTCTACGTGCTCGACCCAACCCTTTTCGGTTCGTTGCCAGAGAGATGGGCCTGTGCTTTTGGGTAATAGTGCCCACCAGCAATTATCCATATACCACAACTTAGATTGCGGTTTATCTGCTGTTGGGTTCGGGTAATCCACCTGAAAAACTGCTTGGCTCAATTGATTTTGAGCAAAAAGTAATTGCTGAGATAAAATGAATCCTAGTAAGAGAAATATAACTTTCATGCTGCCAGTTGATAATAAGTGGCAACGTTACTAACATTTATCTTAAAAAAGGCAGAAGAATATTTTAGTATTCTATTAATTTATGATGAACAATTTTAGAATAGGCATATAATTCGAATGATCGAACATGTTTTGATGCCCGATATTGAATTAAATATGCCCAATTGATTATTACCTATGCATTTACTGTTTGGGTAGCTCTTTTGAGTTTTCTTCTATAATAGATGGCCAAAAAAGTAGGCACTAAAGCAATGAGAAAACCTATACCCAAACCTTTGAGTAAAAACATGTTGGTGAAATTCAATGAAATATCATGTCTGTGGTTATGTATCTCCACGATTTTTCCATCTTTAAATTTAAATACATTGATAATGGGAATGGTATGTTCACCAACCATAAATTTAGCCATTAAGCTTTCTGGTTTGTAGGTCCAATACCACCTTGTAGCCACTCTATCGCCATCTGCAATTTGATAATCGATAAAACCGGTCATGGTACCACCATCCCAAAACCGATCTGCAACCTCTTTCTGAGCAATGGCTTTTTCAACTTCAGCTTCTTGATCTGGGGTATCTCCTATATCTCTGCGTGTGTATTCTTCAGCC includes these proteins:
- the ilvD gene encoding dihydroxy-acid dehydratase, with product MRSDEVKKGHQRTPHRSLFRATGLIDEDFEKPFIGVANSFIEIIPGHFFLNRVSKVIKEEIKANGCVPFEFNTIGVDDGIAMGHDGMLFSLPSREIIANSIETVMNAHKLDAMIAIPNCDKIVPGMIMGALRVDVPTIFVSGGPMKKGHTKDGVPIDLATAFEAVGKYEAGNMSDEELLDIECNACPSGGSCSGMFTANSMNTLMEAMGIALPGNGTILALTKEREELYRQAARRICEIAKSKAQTEKFKLRNILNENAVRNAFAVDMAMGGSTNTVLHMLAIAKEAGVNFNLEDINNISKGVSHIAKISPSLSTVHMEDINKAGGVNAVMKEMTKRGENILANNLTITGETILEKIKDATIQDTNIIHTVDNPYSEVGGLAILYGNLAEEGAVIKTAGITGDRVFTGTAVCFDGQSEAIQGIINGKVKAGNVVVIRYEGPKGGPGMQEMLAPTSLIMGMGLGDKVALITDGRFSGATRGASIGHVSPEAAEGGMIGLVKDGDEIHIDVDKYILSVNLSDEEIAKRKAEFVPIKKELNSSWLRQYRALVTNASNGAILKTDLF
- a CDS encoding nuclear transport factor 2 family protein, with protein sequence MKTAFLLLFAIPQILIAQTDSLTNEKSQEEINKEIARNFYEDLWFNNRTENYSKYLAEEYTRRDIGDTPDQEAEVEKAIAQKEVADRFWDGGTMTGFIDYQIADGDRVATRWYWTYKPESLMAKFMVGEHTIPIINVFKFKDGKIVEIHNHRHDISLNFTNMFLLKGLGIGFLIALVPTFLAIYYRRKLKRATQTVNA